The bacterium genome window below encodes:
- a CDS encoding MBL fold metallo-hydrolase → MIELGAYRLDLIGDGSFEDEADTFVRHCAEREHKPGVRVRGKRRIRVGFNSLLVRGAGRCVVIDPGTGDKLREDLVAQYRMEWPRRFLPTIAELGVLREDVDTVILTHLHWDHAGAATRIGAEGEIVPTFPNARYFVQRRELEAARRSDDGYIADDFEPLARRGQLELVDGEAEILPGFEVRWTGGHTAGHQVVLIGDPPRVRAAFLSDLVPTATQLPLDCGLSYDVNADELRAAKERILGEAADQNYLLMFVHAPKLRAGYLNRTTGGGFRLTSVDV, encoded by the coding sequence ATGATCGAACTCGGTGCGTATCGTCTGGATCTGATCGGCGACGGCTCGTTCGAGGATGAAGCCGATACGTTTGTGAGACACTGTGCCGAACGCGAACACAAGCCGGGTGTGCGGGTGCGGGGCAAACGGCGGATCCGAGTCGGATTCAATTCACTGCTGGTTCGCGGGGCGGGCCGCTGCGTCGTCATAGACCCCGGGACGGGGGACAAGCTGCGCGAGGACTTGGTCGCTCAATATCGAATGGAGTGGCCGCGCCGTTTCCTGCCGACGATTGCTGAGCTTGGCGTGCTGCGGGAAGACGTGGATACCGTGATCCTCACCCATCTTCACTGGGATCATGCGGGAGCGGCCACGCGAATCGGAGCGGAGGGGGAGATCGTACCGACGTTTCCAAACGCCCGCTATTTCGTGCAGCGGAGGGAGCTGGAGGCGGCGCGTAGGAGTGACGACGGCTATATCGCGGACGATTTCGAGCCGCTCGCACGGCGCGGGCAACTGGAACTCGTGGACGGAGAAGCGGAAATTCTTCCCGGATTCGAGGTGCGCTGGACGGGCGGACACACTGCGGGACATCAGGTCGTGCTCATCGGCGATCCCCCGCGCGTCCGGGCCGCATTCCTGAGCGATCTCGTTCCGACCGCCACCCAACTGCCGCTGGATTGCGGCTTGTCCTATGACGTGAATGCGGACGAGCTTCGCGCGGCGAAGGAGCGGATCCTCGGCGAAGCGGCCGATCAGAACTACTTGTTGATGTTCGTCCACGCGCCGAAATTGCGGGCCGGCTATCTGAATCGCACCACCGGCGGCGGTTTCCGGCTGACGTCCGTGGACGTGTGA
- a CDS encoding thiolase family protein, whose protein sequence is MNPNTPVITSAVRTPIGSFNGVLADVSAAALGAHVIKENLTRSAIEPGEVDEVLMGMILQGNAGQAPARQAAIFAGVPPSVSAWTVNKVCSSGLRAVMSAAQPILLGEAKIMIAGGMENMSQAPYYLDAARKGYRLGNGVLIDGMVKDGLWDPYNDQHMGMCAELCAREKKIERAAQDEFAAESYRRAIESQKSGKFKDEIIPVIIKSRKGEVTVDQDEEPGKVDFAKLPALKPAFDKAGTVTAANASKINDGAAAVTVMSFEEAKRRGLKPLGRIVGYTTFSQYPQWFTTAPAGAVERLLKRIGWSTNDVDLWEINEAFAVVALANIALIELDPKKVNVLGGAVALGHPIGASGCRILVTLLTALKLTGGKRGVVAICNGGGEATAMAVEVV, encoded by the coding sequence ATGAATCCCAACACTCCCGTTATTACTTCCGCGGTCCGAACTCCCATCGGATCTTTCAACGGCGTGCTCGCTGATGTGTCGGCGGCCGCTTTGGGTGCTCATGTAATCAAAGAGAATCTCACGCGCTCCGCCATAGAACCGGGGGAAGTGGATGAGGTTCTGATGGGCATGATCCTGCAGGGCAACGCCGGTCAGGCCCCGGCCCGTCAGGCGGCGATCTTTGCCGGAGTACCGCCCTCAGTCTCGGCGTGGACGGTGAATAAAGTCTGTTCTTCGGGACTGCGGGCCGTGATGTCCGCCGCACAACCGATTCTGCTCGGCGAAGCCAAGATCATGATCGCCGGCGGCATGGAAAACATGTCGCAGGCTCCCTACTATCTCGACGCAGCGCGCAAGGGCTACCGCCTCGGCAACGGAGTTCTCATTGACGGAATGGTCAAGGACGGTCTGTGGGATCCGTACAACGATCAGCACATGGGCATGTGCGCCGAGCTTTGCGCCCGTGAGAAGAAGATCGAACGCGCCGCCCAGGATGAGTTTGCCGCCGAATCCTACCGCCGGGCAATTGAGTCGCAGAAGAGCGGCAAGTTCAAGGATGAGATCATTCCCGTCATCATCAAGAGCCGCAAGGGCGAAGTGACGGTGGATCAGGATGAAGAACCGGGCAAGGTGGACTTCGCCAAGCTGCCGGCCCTCAAGCCGGCTTTCGACAAGGCGGGAACGGTGACGGCCGCCAACGCCTCCAAGATCAACGACGGCGCGGCCGCGGTGACGGTCATGTCGTTCGAGGAAGCGAAGCGACGTGGTTTGAAACCGCTTGGCCGCATCGTCGGCTACACGACGTTCAGCCAGTATCCCCAATGGTTCACCACGGCTCCGGCGGGAGCGGTCGAAAGGCTCCTGAAACGGATCGGCTGGAGTACGAACGACGTGGATCTGTGGGAGATCAACGAAGCCTTCGCGGTCGTGGCACTGGCCAATATCGCGCTGATCGAACTCGATCCGAAGAAAGTGAACGTGCTCGGTGGCGCGGTGGCGCTGGGACATCCCATCGGCGCGTCGGGCTGCCGGATTTTGGTGACGCTGCTGACCGCCCTCAAACTCACCGGCGGCAAGCGGGGAGTCGTTGCCATCTGCAACGGCGGCGGTGAGGCAACTGCAATGGCCGTGGAGGTCGTCTGA
- a CDS encoding sugar phosphate isomerase/epimerase: MFSPRYIYCEQSHVSTYLHEIAELGLGVEVLFENPADLWPQVRWERLLDLADAAADAGVEISAHGPFHSLNLASKDAHIRVYSQEVLLAALEAARAFRSPHLVFHTGFLPQYSPKARAKWLDGFSVGLERLLIRASELEVRLALENTYETDLTLFEDIFERFPSPALGMCLDTGHATCYGTVDPREWSHRFADRICHVHCSDNDGQSDLHLGLGTGVVDFRAILYPLARHGGEVSVTLEVSAADAAASRSYLNDLVNQLSGEIPR, from the coding sequence GTGTTTTCTCCGCGCTACATTTATTGCGAGCAGTCCCACGTTTCCACCTACCTTCATGAGATTGCCGAGCTCGGTTTGGGAGTCGAGGTGCTGTTCGAGAATCCCGCCGATCTTTGGCCGCAGGTACGGTGGGAGCGTTTGCTCGATTTGGCGGACGCTGCGGCCGATGCGGGAGTCGAGATCTCCGCCCACGGCCCGTTCCATAGTCTGAACCTTGCTTCGAAAGACGCGCACATCCGCGTGTATTCGCAAGAAGTGCTGCTGGCCGCACTGGAAGCGGCGCGGGCGTTCCGTTCGCCGCATTTGGTGTTTCATACGGGCTTTCTTCCGCAGTATTCTCCCAAGGCTCGCGCGAAATGGCTGGACGGATTCTCAGTGGGTCTCGAAAGGCTCTTAATTCGAGCGTCAGAACTGGAAGTCCGGCTGGCTCTGGAAAACACTTACGAGACCGATCTGACTCTTTTCGAAGATATTTTCGAGAGGTTCCCGAGTCCCGCACTCGGCATGTGCCTCGACACGGGCCATGCGACGTGCTACGGGACGGTGGACCCGCGCGAATGGTCGCATCGCTTCGCCGATCGCATCTGCCACGTTCACTGCTCGGACAACGACGGCCAGAGCGACCTGCATCTCGGGCTGGGCACCGGCGTGGTGGATTTTCGAGCCATTCTCTACCCGCTGGCCCGTCACGGAGGCGAGGTGAGCGTCACGCTCGAGGTGTCCGCAGCCGACGCGGCGGCGTCGCGCAGTTATTTGAACGATCTTGTTAACCAGCTTTCCGGAGAAATCCCCCGATGA
- a CDS encoding enoyl-CoA hydratase/isomerase family protein, which produces MSYRFLKIGGPPHLRRITLARSDVRNAFNAEVITELSYALGELAEESELRVLVLAAEGETFCAGADFHWMSAQKDASFEENVADAHRLFDMFRALYDFPQPTIARVQGGAFGGGAGLVACADFVVMAEDAILSFSEVRIGLVPATISPFVIRKIGVGRARELFLTGDRISAARALEIGLANCVVASERMDAAVDEIAASLLRCGPEAVGVTKRLLEEVPLLSLDEARDVTARHIATRRISDEGQEGMAAFLEKRKPGWTK; this is translated from the coding sequence ATGAGCTACCGTTTTCTGAAGATTGGCGGACCACCGCATCTGCGCCGGATTACGCTTGCGCGATCCGACGTCCGCAACGCGTTCAATGCGGAGGTCATCACTGAGCTTTCGTACGCTCTCGGAGAATTGGCTGAGGAATCCGAGTTGCGAGTGCTGGTTTTGGCGGCGGAAGGGGAGACGTTCTGCGCGGGAGCGGATTTCCATTGGATGAGCGCGCAAAAGGACGCGAGCTTCGAGGAGAACGTGGCCGACGCGCATCGTCTGTTCGATATGTTCCGCGCGCTTTATGATTTTCCGCAGCCGACGATCGCGCGTGTGCAGGGGGGAGCGTTCGGCGGAGGAGCGGGACTGGTGGCCTGCGCGGATTTCGTGGTGATGGCGGAGGATGCGATCCTCTCGTTCAGCGAGGTGCGCATTGGACTCGTTCCCGCCACGATCTCGCCGTTTGTCATTCGCAAGATCGGCGTGGGCCGCGCGCGCGAACTGTTCCTGACGGGCGACCGGATTTCGGCGGCGCGCGCTCTGGAAATCGGTCTGGCCAATTGCGTTGTCGCGTCGGAGCGGATGGATGCGGCGGTGGACGAGATCGCGGCGTCACTCCTGCGATGCGGACCGGAAGCTGTGGGCGTGACGAAACGACTTCTCGAGGAGGTACCGCTCCTGTCTTTGGACGAAGCCCGTGACGTGACGGCCCGGCATATCGCCACGCGGCGGATTTCCGATGAGGGACAGGAAGGAATGGCGGCGTTTCTGGAAAAGCGCAAGCCGGGATGGACGAAGTAG
- a CDS encoding acetyl-CoA carboxylase biotin carboxylase subunit, which translates to MFKKILIANRGEIAVRVMRTAREMGIRTVAVYSEVDRDARHVELAEEAVCIGAPPPGESYLNIPRIIAAAHETNCEAIHPGYGFLSENPDFSEAVEKAGLVFIGPPPSAMRLLGNKIESRVLAQEHNVPVTPGATFDEPDPVAVGKMAEKIGWPVLVKAAAGGGGKGMRVVHRAADLPMALEGAAREAKSAFGDATIYLEKYLTRPRHIEFQVFCDNHGNAVHLGERECSIQRRHQKIIEESPSVVVTPELRQKMGDAALRVVQAAGYRNAGTVEFLFDRGQFYFLEVNARLQVEHPVTEFRTGEDLVEWQLHIACGEPLPKSQNEITFRGHAIECRIYAEDPKAGFLPSSGKIHVLEEPHIPGVRVDSGIRAGSEVSVYYDPILSKVISYADTRENAIRKMNQALTHYVILGVATPIEILRDILAHPKFMAGDLSTHFLDDHMPDWKPIEPSECDLAAALLAATRASAVGTRTGNGNAKQGIPSPWLTLGAWRIAEGEQRP; encoded by the coding sequence ATGTTTAAGAAGATTCTCATAGCGAATCGCGGCGAGATCGCCGTCCGCGTCATGCGAACCGCCCGCGAAATGGGGATTCGCACGGTCGCGGTATACAGCGAGGTGGATCGCGACGCGCGCCACGTTGAGCTGGCCGAAGAGGCGGTCTGCATCGGTGCGCCACCGCCGGGGGAAAGCTATCTGAATATTCCGCGCATCATCGCGGCCGCGCACGAGACGAACTGCGAAGCGATTCATCCCGGCTACGGTTTTCTGTCGGAGAATCCCGATTTTTCAGAGGCGGTGGAGAAGGCGGGACTCGTGTTCATCGGCCCGCCACCGTCGGCCATGCGTCTGCTCGGAAACAAGATTGAGTCGCGGGTACTGGCACAGGAGCACAATGTTCCGGTGACGCCGGGTGCGACGTTTGACGAGCCCGATCCGGTGGCGGTTGGGAAAATGGCGGAGAAAATCGGCTGGCCAGTGTTGGTCAAGGCGGCGGCGGGCGGCGGCGGCAAGGGAATGCGCGTCGTTCATCGCGCGGCCGATCTGCCGATGGCTCTCGAAGGCGCGGCTCGCGAGGCGAAATCGGCTTTCGGTGACGCGACCATCTATCTCGAAAAATATCTCACTCGCCCCCGTCACATCGAGTTTCAGGTGTTCTGCGACAATCACGGAAACGCGGTGCACCTTGGTGAGCGCGAGTGTTCGATTCAGCGGCGGCATCAGAAGATCATCGAGGAATCGCCGTCGGTGGTGGTCACACCGGAGCTGCGGCAGAAAATGGGGGACGCGGCGCTGCGCGTGGTGCAGGCGGCCGGGTACCGTAACGCGGGCACCGTCGAGTTTTTGTTCGATCGCGGACAGTTTTATTTTCTCGAAGTGAACGCGCGGTTGCAGGTGGAGCATCCGGTGACGGAGTTTCGCACGGGTGAAGACCTCGTGGAATGGCAACTGCACATCGCTTGCGGCGAACCGCTTCCCAAGTCGCAGAATGAAATCACGTTTCGCGGTCACGCCATCGAATGCCGCATCTACGCGGAAGACCCGAAGGCCGGTTTCCTGCCTTCGTCGGGCAAGATTCACGTTCTCGAAGAGCCGCACATTCCCGGCGTGCGCGTGGATTCGGGAATCCGCGCCGGAAGCGAGGTTTCGGTGTACTACGATCCGATCCTCTCGAAAGTGATTTCGTATGCCGATACGCGCGAGAATGCGATTCGCAAGATGAATCAGGCACTCACCCATTACGTCATTTTGGGAGTGGCGACGCCGATAGAAATTCTGCGGGATATTCTGGCTCATCCCAAATTCATGGCGGGCGATCTGAGCACGCATTTCCTCGACGATCATATGCCAGACTGGAAACCGATTGAGCCTTCGGAATGTGATCTGGCGGCGGCGCTGCTGGCGGCCACGCGGGCTTCCGCCGTCGGCACGCGAACGGGGAACGGAAACGCGAAGCAGGGAATTCCGTCGCCGTGGCTGACTCTGGGAGCATGGCGCATCGCGGAAGGAGAACAGCGGCCATGA
- a CDS encoding acyl-CoA dehydrogenase, protein MGMQLTEEQKMLRDMVRDFAQTRIKPVAAEIDENETFPEDIVAEMGELGLMGIPYSDEYGGAGMDYVSYAIAVEEIAKVCGSTAITLAAHISLGIGPIALFGSERQKKKYMPDLCSGKTLGAFGLTESQAGSDAGATQTSAVEMDDHFLLNGNKVFCTNGAYANFITISALTEKGKGTKGISCFVLEKGMEGFSVGKHEHKLGVRGSNTVVLHFTDVKIPKENLLGNRGEGFRQMLTVLDGGRISIAAMSLGLAEGAYEATVAYVNERKAFGKPISSFQATQFKLADMCTEIAAARHLVFDAARKKDADEPFMREAAMAKLYASEMASRVTSQAIQLFGGYGYMRDYPVERMFRDNKICEIGEGTSEIQRLVIARTVLQECAH, encoded by the coding sequence CTGGGTATGCAGCTCACTGAAGAACAGAAGATGCTCCGCGACATGGTCCGGGACTTCGCACAGACGCGGATCAAGCCGGTCGCCGCCGAGATTGACGAAAACGAGACTTTCCCCGAGGATATCGTTGCCGAGATGGGAGAGCTCGGACTGATGGGTATTCCCTACTCCGACGAGTACGGCGGAGCGGGAATGGATTACGTATCCTACGCGATCGCCGTCGAGGAGATCGCCAAGGTGTGCGGAAGTACGGCGATCACGCTGGCGGCTCATATCTCGCTCGGCATCGGGCCCATTGCGCTGTTCGGCTCGGAGCGGCAGAAGAAGAAATACATGCCCGACCTCTGCAGCGGAAAGACTCTCGGGGCGTTCGGTCTGACGGAATCGCAGGCCGGAAGCGACGCGGGCGCGACGCAGACCAGCGCGGTGGAAATGGACGATCATTTTCTGCTCAACGGGAACAAGGTTTTCTGCACCAACGGAGCCTATGCCAATTTCATCACCATCAGCGCGCTTACCGAGAAAGGCAAGGGCACGAAAGGCATCAGTTGCTTCGTCCTGGAGAAGGGAATGGAGGGATTCTCCGTCGGGAAGCACGAACACAAACTGGGCGTACGCGGTTCCAACACGGTGGTTCTGCATTTCACCGACGTGAAGATCCCCAAGGAGAATCTGCTCGGGAACCGCGGCGAAGGATTCCGGCAGATGCTCACGGTGCTGGACGGCGGGCGAATTTCCATAGCGGCGATGTCGCTGGGTCTGGCGGAGGGCGCCTACGAAGCCACCGTCGCCTACGTCAACGAGCGGAAGGCGTTCGGAAAGCCGATCTCCTCGTTTCAAGCCACGCAGTTCAAGCTGGCCGACATGTGCACGGAAATCGCGGCGGCGCGTCATCTTGTTTTCGACGCCGCGCGCAAGAAAGACGCGGACGAGCCATTCATGCGCGAAGCGGCCATGGCCAAACTCTACGCCAGCGAAATGGCTTCGCGCGTCACTTCGCAAGCCATTCAGCTCTTCGGCGGCTATGGGTACATGCGCGACTATCCCGTCGAGCGCATGTTCCGCGACAACAAGATCTGCGAGATCGGCGAAGGCACGTCCGAGATTCAGCGGTTGGTGATCGCGCGCACCGTTCTTCAGGAATGCGCGCACTGA